Part of the Tetragenococcus koreensis genome, ACCTTCAGATGGTAAGCGAGTTTTGGTAGATCGTATGTGGCCCAGAGGCATTAAAAAGGAAAAATTGCAGCTGGCATTATGGGAAAAAGAAATTGCTCCAACAAATGAGTTACGAAAAGAATTTGGTCATGACCCCGAGAAGTTTTCTTGGTTTCAAAAAGAGTATAAAAAAGAATTGGACAATAATGATAATACTCAAGATTTTGTTAACCAAATTGCTGAATGGCTGAAAGAAGATAACGTGACATTAATCTATGGCGCTAAAGATAAAGAAGATAATCAAGCTGTGGTTTTAAAAGATTATTTATCAGAAAAGATAGGAAATAAATGAAAAACTACGAGATAAACGAAACTAAAGAAATACCATTTGAACAATTATTTCATTTGTATCAAAGTGCAGGTGGGACTGATTATACTAAAGAGCCAGAAAAACTTACAGAGGGCGTAAAACATTCTTTGAAAGTTCTCACTGCTTAGGGCGACGAGTAGCTTTTTATCGTTTTGATTAAATGGAACAATGGTTAATAAAAAAATTAACTCTCAGGACTTGCAAATTTTTTTGAGAAGTGGTTAAATGAAGTCATAATTGATTGATGAAAAAGATAACCGAACTTGTGCGTCTTTTATAAGAGAGGAAAAGCCAGGCTGAAACTTTTCTAAAAGCAACCCGAGTACGGACCACTTTTGAAACCTTTGTTGAAACAAAGGCGGTCGTCCCGTTATAGCGAATGAGGAATACAATCTTTGTATTTAAATTTAGGTGGAACCGCGAGTAAAGTCGTCCTAGTATTATGATCATAATACTAGGACTTTTTTGTGCGCTCGGCATGGGCGATAACTTGGTGGTGAAAGTCCACTACAGGCTTGGCAGTAGGAACTGTTAGCCAAAAGCAAGGGTGTCCATCGCGAGGTGGAATCTGAAGGAAGCTGGAGGCAAACACTCGCACTGACGAACAGGAACTTCATAAGAAGGCTGGATTGGGACGGATGAGCTTGCAAAACAAAGCAAAGTCCGATACTGCCCGAATCCTATCCAGTAAATGAAGCAGTGAGATGAGTGGAAGGTGATCGCGCCTTACCCGAGGAGGTCTATCGAGCGAATGCAATCAATCGTAGTAACAACGAATCGATAGAAGTCAGCCGAGGTCATAGTAGTATCTTACGATACGAAGGACTGAACAATAATAACTTTGAAGTAAACAAGGAGGTGGATGTGCTCACCAGGACCGCAGCCAATACCGTGGTAAAGACCGAGAGGTAGCTCACTCATGGAGGGATAAGCTGGAAGCAAAAGAGGAAATGAGGAGCGCGTAAGGGAGCACGACAATCAAATGAAGAACCAAAGTGGCTATCCATTAATGGACGAACTCGTAAGTTCGATGAATATTGATCGAGCCATCGAGAAAGTAAAGAAGAACAAAGGAGCACCAGGCATCGATGAGATGACCGTATTTGAAATCAAGGAACATCTAAACAAATACCGACAACCTTTTGTTCAAAAACTGAAAGAAGGGACTTATCGTCCTCAGCCCACCAAACGGGTAGAGATTGATAAGAAAGACGGCAAGAAACGAAAGTTGAGTATTCCTGTCGTACGAGACCGCGTGGTACAACAGATGATTTTACAAGTCATTACCCTTTGATCGACCCGACCTTTTCTAAAAACAGTTATGGATTTAGACCTGGAAAGAATTGCCAACAGGCAATCGATCAAGCAGGAAAATATTATGAAGAAGGCTACAATGTGGTCGTGGATTGTGACTTAAAAAGTTATTTCGACACCATCAATCATCAGAAACTAATGCATCGTATGCAATGGTATATCGCTGATAAAGAAATCCTTCAATTAATCTGGAATTTTCTCAATGCGGGCGTACTAGACGGGGAAATTATCCGTTCTACACCTCAAGGAGCCCAACAGGGCAGCCCCTTATCTCCACTTTTAGCCAACGTCTATCTTGACCAACTAGATAAGGAACTCGAAAAGAGAGGGCATCGTTTTATCCGCTACGCCGACGATTTTATCGTGCTAGTACAAAGTGAACGAGCCGCCCAAAGGGTTCAAGAAAGTGTCACCCAGTTCCTGGAAGGAAAGTTACGACTCACGGTAAACCAAGAGAAGAGCCAAATTGTAAAGGCGCATCAATTGGAATACCTCGGATTCCGTCTGAGGAAAGATAAGGGAAAGTAAAGAGCCGGCCCACAGCGTCGGCCAAACAAAAGTTCAAGAGACAGTTAAAGAAACTGACCAATCGGAAAAGATCGGGAAGCCTAGACGAAATTATCTCATCGATCAATCAATATACGCAAGGTTGGATTAACTATTATAAGAAAGGGGAACTAAAGGCTTTCTTAGCGAAACAAATGACCCACTTACGTAGAAGATTGCGCGCCCTTATTTGGAAAAGATGGAAGAAAGTGTCAACAAAATATCGACAACTGAAAGCAAGAGGGGCTTCTCACAGAGAAGCCATGACTTATGCAAATAGTCGAAAATCGTATTGGCGTATTTCCGAGTCTAAACTACTCCACCGAATCTTTACGAAAGAAAAATTCAAACAATGGAAACTCAAGGATTTCAATGAAATCCTTGAGAAATAAGCTTAAATTATTGAACCGCCGTATACGGAACCGTACGTACGGTGGTGTGAGAGGACGATGAATGAAATAATCATTCATCTCCTACTCGATTATTGCAAAATAAACAGAATACGCAATAAATCATCTTTTTCATCAATCAAATAAATATCAGGAGGAAATAATATGTTAAAAATCACTTTTCCAGATGGCTCTGTAAAAGAACTAGAAGCTGGGACTACACCCAAAGATATTGCTGAGGGTATCAGTAAAAGTTTGGCTAAAAAAGCACTAGCCGGAAAATTCAATGACCAACTGATTGATTTGGATCGTCCGATTCATGAAGATGGGGCAATTGAAATTGTTACACCCGATCATGAAGATGCTTTAGGAATTCTACGTCATTCAGCGGCACATTTGATGGCAAATGCTATGCGTCGCCTATATCCCAATATCCACTTTGGAGTAGGCCCAGCCATTGAAACGGGATTTTATTATGATACAGATAATGGCGAAAGTCCAGTAACTGCAGAAGACTTACCTGCGATTGAAGCAGAAATGATGAAAATTGTGAAAGAAAATAACCCAATTAATCGCAAAGTATTAACAAAAGAAGAAGCACTTGATCTTTTTTCAGATGATCCTTATAAAGTAGAATTGATCAACGATATGCCAGAAGACGAACAAATCACGGCTTATGAACAAGGTGATTTTGTCGATTTATGTCGGGGCCCTCACGTTCCTTCAACAGGGCGTATTCAAATATTTAAATTGCTTTCTGTGGCTGGAGCTTATTGGCGCGGCAATTCAGATAATCAAATGATGCAACGTGTCTATGGTACAGCTTTCTTTGACAAAAAAGATTTGAAAACTTTTATTAAAGAAAGAGAAGAGGCTAAAGAACGCGACCACCGTAAATTAGGTAAAGAACTTGGTTTATTTATGTTATCCCCTGAAGTCGGTTCAGGCTTGCCGTTTTGGCTACCAAAAGGGGCTACCATTCGCCGGATTATTGAACGCTATATTGTTGATAAAGAAGTAAGCTTAGGCTATCAGCATGTGTATACGCCCATCATGGCCAACGTTGACTTTTATAAAAAGTCAGGGCACTGGGATCACTACCATGAAGATATGTTCCCACCGATGGACATGGGCGATGGTGAAATGCTTGTTTTGCGCCCAATGAACTGTCCTCATCATATGATGGTTTACAAAAATGACATTCATTCTTATCGCGAATTACCGATTCGTATTGCAGAATTGGGTCAAATGCATCGCTATGAAAAATCTGGTGCATTGTCTGGTTTGCAACGTGTTCGTGAAATGACTTTAAATGACGGTCATACTTTTGTACGTCCGGACCAAATCAAGGAAGAATTCAAACGGACATTAGAATTGATGACCGCAGTATATAAGGACTTCAATGTGAATGATTATCGTTTTCGTTTAAGCTATCGTGACCCTAACGATAAAGAAAAATATTTTGATGATGACCAAATGTGGGAACATGCGCAGTTTGTTTTAAAAGAAGCACTAGACGAATTGGGCGTACAATACTACGAAGCAGAAGGTGAAGCGGCCTTTTATGGTCCTAAATTAGACGTTCAAGTAAAAACAGCTTTAGGGATGGAAGAAACATTATCAACTATCCAACTAGATTTCTTGTTGCCAGAACGTTTTGATTTGACTTACGTAGGCGAAGATGGTGAAAATACGCATCGTCCAGTTGTCATTCACCGCGGAATCGTCTCGACGATGGAACGTTTTGTTGCTCATTTGACTGAAGTATATAAAGGGGCCTTCCCCACTTGGTTAGCGCCTATCCAAGCAACAATTATCCCAGTTTCCGTTGATTTACATGCTGATTACGCTTATGAAATCAAAGGCCGTTTACAAGAAAAAGGGATTCGGGTTGAAGTAGATGACCGCAATGAAAAAATGGGTTATAAAATTCGCGCATCACAAACACAAAAGATTCCTTATCAAATTGTCGTAGGTGATAATGAAATGGAAGAAGCTACTGTGAATGTGCGTCGCTACGGTAGTAAAGAAACAGAGGTTCAATCGACAAATATGTTTATTGACTCAATTGTTGCTGATGTAAATAATTACAGCAGAGTATAATGAAGAGGTTGAGGTTTCAGGGGAGTTTTGCTGGAATCTCGGCTTTTTTTCGTGAAATTTTGTGACTTCATCTTGCCTTTAGCAAAAATAAAATCAATTAAACAATAATAACGTTAGTATTTGATTAAAAAGTTGTATAGCAACGTTTTTCTTATGAAAAGTACAGAAAACTTGAGTTTATGCAAATTATGTGCTATATTAGGACAAGTATTGATACTAGAGGTGAGTGAGGGCAGAATTTTCCCCTCACTCTTTTTATGGAAAGAAGTTTTTTTACAATTAATTAAAGGAGGGGATAACTGTTGAGTGCAGTCGTTGATACTGTAAAAGATTTGGTGATGCCCGTGTTAGAAGAAAATAATTTCGAACTGGTTGACCTAGAATTTGTAAAAGAAGGAAAAAGTTGGTATCTCCGTGTTTTTATTGATAAAGAAGGCGGCATCGATATCGAAGAATGTGCTTATGTTAGTGAGTATCTAAGTGATAAATTGGATAATGCGGACCCAGATCCGATTCCACAGGCATATTTCTTAGAAGTTTCTTCTCCTGGAGCTGAACGTCCCTTAAAAAATGAAGAAGATTATCAAAAAGCACTTGGAGATTATATCCATGTCTCTTTATATGAACCTCTTGATAACCAAAAACAATATGAAGGCTTTTTACAATCAGTTGATGATCAACATCTTGTTTTAAAGATCCGCATCAAAACGAGAGAAAAAGAGATAACGATCGACCGCAAGAAAATTGCGAAGGCCCGTTTAGCTGTTCAAATATAAATACGGAGGAATCAAAGATAATGAGTAAAGAAATGTTAACTGCGTTGGACGCATTGGAAGCAGAAAAAGGAGTTTCTAAAGCTATTGTAATTGAAGCGCTAGAAGCAGCTTTAATTTCAGCTTACAAACGTCACTATGGACAATCGCAAAACGTGGAAGTGGATTTCGATGAAAACAAAGGCGACATTCATATCTTCGCGGTAAAAGAAGTTACTGATGAAGTGATGGATTCACAATTAGAAATTTCATTAAAAGATGCTACTGCGATTAATCCAGCATATGAAGTTGGGGACAAGATTCGTTTTGAAGTGACGCCTAATGATTTTGGTCGCATTGCGGCACAAACTGCTAAACAAGTCATATTACAACGTGTTAGAGAAGCAGAACGTTCAATCATTTATGATGAGTTTTCTGCTTATGAAAATGACATCATGCAAGGTGTTGTCGAACGTCAAGATCGGCGCTATATTTATGTTAACTTAGGTAAGATTGAAGCTGTATTATCAAAACAAGACCAAATACCTAATGAACATTATCAAGCCCACGATCGTATTAAAGTGTATGTAACACGAGTTGAAAATACATCAAAAGGACCGCAAGTATTTGTTAGTCGTACGCATCCAGACTTATTACGCCGCTTATTTGAACAAGAAGTGCCTGAGATTTATGATGGGACTGTTGAAATTGTAAGTATTGCGCGTGAAGCTGGTGATCGTGCTAAGGTTGCAGTTCGTTCTACAGATCCTGATATTGATCCAGTAGGAACGTGTGTGGGACCTAAAGGGCAACGTGTACAAGCCTTAGTAAATGAACTAAAAGGCGAAAACATGGATATTGTTGAATGGAATGAAGATCCAGCAATTTATATTGCTAATGCATTAAATCCTTCAGAAGTTAGTGATGTCATTTTTGACATGGAAAACCCTAAAGTTTGTACAGTCGTAGTACCTGATCATCAATTGTCATTGGCAATCGGTAAACGAGGCCAAAATGCTCGTTTGGCCGCAAAATTGACTGCTTTTAAAATCGATATTAAATCAGAATCTGATATGGAAGAATTTTATGCCCAATTAGATGAAGATAATGATGTTTCTGAAGTTGAAGAATTAGAAGGAACAGAAGATGCCTTGTTGGAAAATGATAGTGAATTTTCTGAGGAAGAAATTGTTTCTAATGAATCAGATGAATCTGAAACAGAATCTTAAGGAGGCTTTTAGATGAAAAAAAGAAAAATTCCTTTACGAAAATCTGTTGTATCTGGAGAAATGATCCCTAAAAAGCAATTGTTGCGTGTTACTCGTTCCAAAGAAGGCGATGTCTCGATTGATCCTACAGGCAAAAAGCCTGGGCGGGGCGCTTATATCGCGATTGAACCAGATGAAGCTCAATTAGCTTGGGACAAACGAATTTTAGATCGTGTATTAGAAACAAAATTGAGCGATGAATTTTATCAAGAATTGCTTGATTACGTTACGCATCAAAAAGCTCGTCGTGAGCTGTTTGGCAATGAATAAACAAAAAGCTTTGAGTATGCTAGGTTTGGCGATGCGTGCGGGAAAGCTTGTGACAGGAGAAGAAATGACTGTTGACAAGATACGTACGCAAAAAGTAAAACTAGCGTTAGTGGCAGAAGATGCTGGTAAAAACACCAAAAAAAAGGTAAAAGATAAAAGTGCCTTTTATCAAGTTCCGTTTGTAGACTGCTTTCATTCATCGGAAATGAGCCAAGCGATTGGCAGAGAACGAATCGTTATCGGTGTGTTAGACAATGGTTTTGCAAACAAAATCGAGGAACTAATATCAAGTTAGGAAAGGTGATTGCATGGGAAAAAAAAGAATATATGAACTTGCAAAAGAAATGAACAAATCAAGCAAAGAAATCGTTGAAGCAGCACAATCGCTAGGATTTGACGTTAATAATCACATGGGCTCACTCTCTGAGTCTGAGGAGCAAAAAGTACGTCAAAACTTAGGTGGACAATCACAAAATAACCAATCATCAAATAAAAAGCCAGCTAACAATCAACAAGGTCCAAAGGAAAAGAAATTCCAAACCCAACGGAATAATCCAAAATTCCAAAATCGCCAAAAACAAACAACACGAACAGCAAAGCCTGCAGCTCAAAATAAATCGGGAAATAATCAAAATCCTCAAGGGCAAAAAAATGATTCTCAGGCAAAACAGCCAACAAGTCATCCGAATAAACAAAATACTCAAACAAATGAACAAAAACAGCGTCAAAATAAACAACAAAATCGTCCGCAAAAACAAGAGGCAACGCAAAAACCTGCTGCAAAGAGCCAGCCGCAACGTCCTGTAAAACAACAGGCGCAAGGACAACAAAATCAACAAGGGCAAAAAGCGCAAGAGGATAAAAGAAAACCAGGCAATAGCAACGATCCACGTAAAAACCGTAATTTTAACAACAATAAGAACAACAGCTTTAATAATAGAAATCGTAATAAGTTTAATAAAAAAGGGAAAAAAGGCAAGCAACAACAGCAAAACAAAAAACCAGCTGCTGTTACTCAACGTAAATTCCATGAATTACCTGAAGTATTAGAATATACAGAAGGCATGAATGTAGCTGATATCGCGAAAAAGATTCGTCGTGAACCAGCTGAAATCATCAAAAAATTATTTATGGTCGGGATTGTAGCTAACCAAAACCAACCCCTTGATAAAGATACGATTGAATTATTGGCTGATGATTATGGGATAAAAGCAGAGGAAAAAGTTGAAGTAGATATTGCTGACATCGATAAATTCTTTGAAACAGAAGAAGTTAACGAAGAAAACTTGATATCACGTCCACCTGTTGTTACGATTATGGGCCACGTCGATCACGGGAAAACAACTTTACTGGATAATTTACGTCATTCTCGCGTGACAAGCGGTGAAGCAGGGGGAATTACCCAACATATCGGTGCTTATCAAATTAACATTGATGATAAACCTATTACATTTTTAGACACACCAGGACACGCGGCCTTTACTAGTATGCGTGCCAGAGGAACGAGTATCACAGATATTACAATTTTAGTGGTTGCAGCAGATGATGGTGTGATGCCACAAACAATCGAAGCAATTAACCATGCTAAAGCTGCAAATGTGCCGATTATTGTGGCAGTTAATAAAATCGATAAGCCAGGTGCTAATACCCAACAAGTTATGCAAGAACTCAGTGAATATGAACTAATTCCAGAAGCTTGGGGCGGCGATACGATCTTTGTAGAAATTTCCGCTAAATTCAATCAAAATATTGAAGAACTACTGGAAATGGTTCTATTGGTCGCTGAAATAGAAGATCTGAAAGCTGATCCTACACAACGTGCCATTGGTTCAGTGATTGAAGCACGTCTTGATAAAGGTAAGGGCCCTGTAGCCACCTTATTGGTACAACAAGGTACATTAAAAGTAGGCGATCCGATCGTTGTTGGTAATACTTATGGTCGTGTACGTGTTATGACCAATGACTTAGGCCGCCGCGACAAATCAGCAAAACCGGCTACTCCGGTTGAAATTAGCGGATTAAACGACGTACCTCAAGCAGGCGATCGTTTTGTAGTATTTGAAGACGAAAAAACAGCTCGTCAGGCAGGTGAAGAACGGGCAAAACGAGCTTTGATAGAACATCGTGCTACCGGTTCACGTGTTACTTTAGACAACTTGTTTGAAAGTCTAAAAGAAGGCGAACTAAAAGAAGTTAATGTGATTATTAAAGCAGACGTACAAGGCTCGGCTGAAGCACTTACTGCTTCATTACAAAAAATTGAAGTAGAAGGCGTGAAAGTAAATATCGTCCACGCAGCAGTTGGAGCTATTAACGAAAGTGATATTACATTAGCGGCGGCCAGCAATGCAATTATTATCGGATTTAATGTACGGCCTACGCCACGAGCAAGACAACAAGCTGAAGCAGAAGAAGTAGATATTCGCTTGCATCGTGTGATTTATCAAGCAATTGATGAAATTGAAACAGCGATGAAGGGCATGCTGGATCCTGAATTTGAAGAAAAAATCACGGGTCAAATGGTTGTGCGTGAAACCTACAATGTTTCTAAAGTTGGTACAATTGCCGGTTGTTATGTAATGGAAGGTTCGATCTATCGTGATAGTGGCGTACGTGTCATTCGTGATGGCATTGTTATTTACGAAGGTAAATTAGCAAGCTTGAAACGTTTTAAAGATGACGCTAAAGAAGTAAAATCTGGCTATGAATGTGGCGCTACCGTTGAAAAATATAATGACCTTAAAGTAGATGACATTATTGAAGGCTTTGTAATGGAAGAAGTCAAAGTAAAATAAGCATAATTTTAAGTAATTAGTGGATATAGGAGGACATCTCATGGCGAATTATCGTGATCGCAGAGTAGCTCAAGAAATACTAAAAGAGGTTAATCGACTTTTGCAAAAAAAAATTCGTGATCCACGAGTTCAAGATGTGACGATTACTGATGTACATGTCACTGGCGATTTGCAACAAGCAACAATTTATTACAGTATTTTATCTGATGATGCTGCGGCGAAAAAAGAAGCACAAACGGGCTTAGAAAAGGCTCGGGGACTAATCCGGCGTGAAGTAGGACATGCGTTAAGTATCTATAAAACGCCTGAGATTTTCTTTGAAATAGACGAATCGGTCGAATACGGTGAAAAAATTGATGAAATGATTCGTGAATTACATGATAATGAAGATTAAAATATAATCAGGTATCTGATGTGCTGATCTCTAAAAGTTAAAATAAAAAACTAACTTTTAGCGGTCGCTACAGTCGGATACCTGTTTTTTTGTGTTTAAAAGCTAAATGTAAAATGGATTGAGGTAAGGTTTTATAGTAACAAAGTAACCACCAATATAAAACGTATTGGAGGGACAACAGCGAAGTAACCACCAATATAAAATGTATTGGAGAGACAACAGCGAAGTAACCACCAATATAAAATGTATTGGAGGGACAACAGCAAAGTAACCACCAATATAAAACGTATTGGAGGCACATCAGCAAAGTAGCCACCGATATGAAATGTATTGGAGGGACAACAGCGAAGTAACCACCAATATAAAATGTATTGGAGGGACAACAGCGAAGTAGCTACCAAAATAAAAATTTTTTGGAGCTAACTTTACTTTCATAAATAGTGAAAAAGTTGCTTTATGTTTTTTGTAAAAGGGTATGTTATACTATTAGAGTTGAAAAAAGAAACGATAAGGAGGACTTATGGACGGAATTTTACCTCTTTGGAAGGAACGCGGCATGACCAGTCATGATTGCGTATTTAAATTAAGAAAGATTTTACATACAAAAAAAGTAGGTCACGGAGGAACCCTTGATCCGGATGTTGATGGCATATTGCCCATTTGTATCGGAAAAGGAACAAAAGTGATTGAATTTTTAACGGACTCGGGAAAAGAGTATGAAGGTGAAATCACCTTAGGTTATGCGACAACTACTGAAGATGTTTCAGGAGAAATTATTCAACGTGATGCGATCACAGCTCCCTTTTCAACTGCTGAAATTGACAAGGTTATGCAGACATTTGTGGGAGAGCTTACCCAGATTCCGCCGATGTATTCAGCGGTAAAAGTGAATGGGAAGCGTCTCTATGAATATGCAAGAAATGGTCAAACGGTGGTTAGACCACAACGCAAGGTACACATTGATTCTTTCGTCCGTACGAGTACTCCTTCTTATCAAGAAGAGAAGAAACTACAATCTTGGCGGTTTAAAGTTGCTTGTGGTAAAGGAACTTACGTCCGGACTTTAGCTGTTGATACTGGGAAAGCTCTCGGCGTAAGTGCACATATGTCTGATTTAACTCGTACGAAAAGTGCTGGTTTCAGCAAAGAACAATCTGTGACTTTAGATCAAGTACAAAAAGCAATGACAGAAGATAAGATCGATGATTTATTATTACCTATTGAATATGGCGTTCAAGGTTTTCAAAGAATCGATATTTCTGACGAATTATGGCAAAAAGTACGAAACGGCATGCGTCTACCTTACCAAGCTTTTCAGTTAGCAGAAATGCCAACAGAACCTGTGGCTGTTTTTTATCAAAATCAAGTGGTAAGTTTGTATGAACCCAATAAAAATGAAAAAAATGGCTTAAAACCATTGAAAGTATTACAGAACTGAATTAGTTAGGAGATTAGTGTTTTATGAAAGTCATTGAATTTAGACATCCTTATACAAAAGATATAGTCCCTGATGAGGATGTTGTTTTAGTGTTAGGTTTTTTTGATGGTGTGCATAAAGGCCATCAAAAAGTGATTGAAACTGGTAGAAAAATTGCGGATAAACAAGGATTAAAGTTGGCAGTAATGACCTTTAACCAACATCCTTCCATTGTTTTTCAAAAGGTGAAACCAAATGAAATGAAGTATTTAACTAATTTAGAACAGAAAAATCAATTAATGGCGAATTTAGGAGTAGATTATTTATATGTTGTAGAGTTCACTTCTTTATTCGCAAGTTTAAGTCCGCAGGCGTTTGTAGATCAATATATTGTTGATTTACATGCAAAATATGCTGTTGCTGGTTTTGACTATACATATGGTCCTAAAGATGTGGCAGATATGAATCATCTTCCGCAATATTCCAAAGGACGTTTTGAAGTGGTAGCTGTTTCTAAAGAAACACAAGATGGCAGCAAAGTAAGTTCGACGCGCATCAGAGAAAGTTTGGACCAAGGTGATATGGAAACGGCTGCTAGTTTGTTAGGTTACACCTATGAAATTGATGGAACAGTCGTTCATGGCGATGCTAGAGGACGTACTTTAGGCTTTCCTACTGCTAATATCAAAACTGAAAGTACTACACGTTTACCCAAAGAAGGGGTTTATGCTTCTGAAATTAAAGTAGGAAATAAGTGGTATCCTGCAATGGGTTCCATTGGTCATAACGATACTTTTGAAAAAGGCCGACAGTTAACAGTTGAAGTATACATTTTAGACTTTGCGCAAGATATTTATGGCGAACAAGTTAGCGTGCGTTGGAATCACCTTTTGCGTGATCAAGTGGCATTTAACAGTGCAGACGAATTAGTCCAACAGTTAAAGAATGACGAAACAGATACACGTTGCTATTTTATGACGATGAAGAATTGATGGAAAATAGTAAAAATGGGGGGAGTACTTAGTTAGCCCCTACTTAAATAAATAACTCGTAAAAAAAGAGTGGCCACAAAAGTTAAATTAAAACTTCTGTTGCCACTCTTTTTTATTCAGATGATTCCTCATTTTTAATCACTTGCTTTACTTGAAATTCGGTTGCTTGGTCATTTTCAGAATCAGCGTCGGAAAAATCAAACAGTAAGTATTTGCCACTGTTATCTTGCACAACGACTAATTTATTATCGAGCCCGCGTTTGTCTTTTTCGATTTGAACTTTTTTCATCAGTTCTTCTTGGTCGACTGTTGATGTCAAAGCATTACCGCGGTTAAAAAAGATGGTTTCTTCCATAGTTGTCGTCCTCCTTGTTGTTATCCTGGTGTTAACTTAAGCCTAAGTCATAGAGGCTGACTTGTCAAAAAATATTGCTAACCGCTTTTGTGGTATATGTTATTTTATGGTAAAATTAAGTGTGAAACGCTCACAAGGAGGGTGATTTAAAATTGGATAAAAGAAACCGAAATCTCTTATTATTAATTATCGCAGCAGTGATTTTCGTTATTGCTGTACCAACTGTTCTGACATATAATCGATTAGCTTCAGCTGAAAATAATGTTGATGCGAGTTGGTCGCAAGTGGAAAATGTAATGCAAAGAAGAGCAGATCTTGTGCCCAACTTAGTAGAATCGGTGCAAGGCAGTATGAGTCAAGAACAAGAAATTTTTGGTAATATTGCTGAAGCTAGACAATCTTATAATGAGGCAGATACGCCTGAAGAAACCGTTGCAGCCAACGATGAATTATCTGGAGAACTTTCAACTATGGTGAATGTCAT contains:
- the rnpM gene encoding RNase P modulator RnpM, with amino-acid sequence MKKRKIPLRKSVVSGEMIPKKQLLRVTRSKEGDVSIDPTGKKPGRGAYIAIEPDEAQLAWDKRILDRVLETKLSDEFYQELLDYVTHQKARRELFGNE
- the rimP gene encoding ribosome maturation factor RimP, translating into MSAVVDTVKDLVMPVLEENNFELVDLEFVKEGKSWYLRVFIDKEGGIDIEECAYVSEYLSDKLDNADPDPIPQAYFLEVSSPGAERPLKNEEDYQKALGDYIHVSLYEPLDNQKQYEGFLQSVDDQHLVLKIRIKTREKEITIDRKKIAKARLAVQI
- a CDS encoding group II intron maturase-specific domain-containing protein; protein product: MTNRKRSGSLDEIISSINQYTQGWINYYKKGELKAFLAKQMTHLRRRLRALIWKRWKKVSTKYRQLKARGASHREAMTYANSRKSYWRISESKLLHRIFTKEKFKQWKLKDFNEILEK
- the thrS gene encoding threonine--tRNA ligase, whose amino-acid sequence is MLKITFPDGSVKELEAGTTPKDIAEGISKSLAKKALAGKFNDQLIDLDRPIHEDGAIEIVTPDHEDALGILRHSAAHLMANAMRRLYPNIHFGVGPAIETGFYYDTDNGESPVTAEDLPAIEAEMMKIVKENNPINRKVLTKEEALDLFSDDPYKVELINDMPEDEQITAYEQGDFVDLCRGPHVPSTGRIQIFKLLSVAGAYWRGNSDNQMMQRVYGTAFFDKKDLKTFIKEREEAKERDHRKLGKELGLFMLSPEVGSGLPFWLPKGATIRRIIERYIVDKEVSLGYQHVYTPIMANVDFYKKSGHWDHYHEDMFPPMDMGDGEMLVLRPMNCPHHMMVYKNDIHSYRELPIRIAELGQMHRYEKSGALSGLQRVREMTLNDGHTFVRPDQIKEEFKRTLELMTAVYKDFNVNDYRFRLSYRDPNDKEKYFDDDQMWEHAQFVLKEALDELGVQYYEAEGEAAFYGPKLDVQVKTALGMEETLSTIQLDFLLPERFDLTYVGEDGENTHRPVVIHRGIVSTMERFVAHLTEVYKGAFPTWLAPIQATIIPVSVDLHADYAYEIKGRLQEKGIRVEVDDRNEKMGYKIRASQTQKIPYQIVVGDNEMEEATVNVRRYGSKETEVQSTNMFIDSIVADVNNYSRV
- a CDS encoding reverse transcriptase domain-containing protein codes for the protein MIDPTFSKNSYGFRPGKNCQQAIDQAGKYYEEGYNVVVDCDLKSYFDTINHQKLMHRMQWYIADKEILQLIWNFLNAGVLDGEIIRSTPQGAQQGSPLSPLLANVYLDQLDKELEKRGHRFIRYADDFIVLVQSERAAQRVQESVTQFLEGKLRLTVNQEKSQIVKAHQLEYLGFRLRKDKGK
- the nusA gene encoding transcription termination factor NusA — translated: MSKEMLTALDALEAEKGVSKAIVIEALEAALISAYKRHYGQSQNVEVDFDENKGDIHIFAVKEVTDEVMDSQLEISLKDATAINPAYEVGDKIRFEVTPNDFGRIAAQTAKQVILQRVREAERSIIYDEFSAYENDIMQGVVERQDRRYIYVNLGKIEAVLSKQDQIPNEHYQAHDRIKVYVTRVENTSKGPQVFVSRTHPDLLRRLFEQEVPEIYDGTVEIVSIAREAGDRAKVAVRSTDPDIDPVGTCVGPKGQRVQALVNELKGENMDIVEWNEDPAIYIANALNPSEVSDVIFDMENPKVCTVVVPDHQLSLAIGKRGQNARLAAKLTAFKIDIKSESDMEEFYAQLDEDNDVSEVEELEGTEDALLENDSEFSEEEIVSNESDESETES
- a CDS encoding DUF488 domain-containing protein; protein product: MGNLQIKRAYEDIEPSDGKRVLVDRMWPRGIKKEKLQLALWEKEIAPTNELRKEFGHDPEKFSWFQKEYKKELDNNDNTQDFVNQIAEWLKEDNVTLIYGAKDKEDNQAVVLKDYLSEKIGNK
- a CDS encoding L7Ae/L30e/S12e/Gadd45 family ribosomal protein → MNKQKALSMLGLAMRAGKLVTGEEMTVDKIRTQKVKLALVAEDAGKNTKKKVKDKSAFYQVPFVDCFHSSEMSQAIGRERIVIGVLDNGFANKIEELISS